Proteins encoded together in one Musa acuminata AAA Group cultivar baxijiao chromosome BXJ3-6, Cavendish_Baxijiao_AAA, whole genome shotgun sequence window:
- the LOC103988258 gene encoding protein LAZY 1-like produces MKLLGWMHRRFRSTSGDVFKDLGDGGTCNCLAGQPSLDEDPHRSRRQCEPFKVRSLRLDAEVLFDGHGGGGGGDPAMEVLFGGLLTVGTLGTGSWPIEEKGAEADAKANGEVDEKKPLVLAVEELVTPAALEAIAEKEAEATERDLMVVGAELEKVLATEAEKGGGGGGMSSARSSHSGAAACPLQGFPFGSPIETASAVAGGRKERRASLGELIMMSRIAEGGGRKAEEAEFAGVDSGGHAKGKPTAELCLMRTTMAKHRKGSDGCGGSTHASTVETKIQKILQIFHRKVHPESSIMTKKASKTGKIEKKDHTALVGGNDLSGMGGSTLATLKGECRKEDILNVSFCTDPPSNAFSGCDSNINREHWIKTDADYLVLEL; encoded by the exons ATGAAG CTTCTGGGTTGGATGCACCGCAGGTTCCGCTCCACCAGCGGCGATGTGTTCAAGGACTTGGGAGACG GCGGCACCTGTAACTGCCTCGCCGGGCAACCGTCGCTGGACGAGGACCCCCACCGAAGCCGCCGCCAATGCGAACCCTTTAAGGTAAGAAGCCTCCGCCTCGATGCGGAGGTGCTCTTTGACGGCCATGGTGGAGGTGGCGGGGGAGATCCGGCGATGGAGGTGCTCTTCGGGGGGCTCCTCACCGTCGGAACACTAGGGACTGGGTCCTGGCCAATCGAAGAGAAGGGAGCGGAGGCTGACGCCAAGGCGAACGGGGAGGTGGACGAGAAGAAGCCCTTGGTGTTGGCGGTGGAGGAGCTGGTCACGCCGGCGGCGCTAGAAGCGATCGCGGAGAAGGAGGCGGAGGCGACGGAGAGGGACCTGATGGTGGTGGGAGCGGAGCTGGAGAAGGTGCTGGCAACGGAGGCGGAGaagggcggaggcggcggcgggatGTCCTCCGCCCGCTCCAGCCATTCCGGGGCAGCGGCGTGCCCGCTTCAAGGTTTCCCGTTCGGGTCGCCGATCGAGACAGCGTCCGCGGTGGCAGGTGGGCGGAAGGAGCGGCGGGCCTCGCTGGGGGAGCTGATCATGATGAGCCGGATCGCAGAGGGCGGCGGCCGAAAGGCGGAGGAAGCCGAGTTCGCCGGGGTAGACAGCGGGGGCCATGCGAAGGGGAAGCCGACGGCTGAGTTGTGCTTGATGAGAACCACGATGGCAAAGCACCGCAAAGGATCGGACGGATGTGGCGGCTCAACTCATGCTTCAACGGTGGAGACGAAGATCCAAAAG ATCCTTCAAATTTTCCACAGAAAAGTTCACCCTGAGAGCAGTATCATGACTAAGAAAGCTTCAAAGACTGGCAAGATCGAGAAGAAAGATCACACGGCTCTAGTTGGAGGCAATGATCTCAGTGGTATGGGAGGTAGCACACTAGCCACTTTGAAAGGTGAATGCAGAAAAGAAGACATTCTAAACGTCAGTTTCTGCACCGATCCTCCATCCAATGCTTTTAGTGGCTGCGATTCAAATATCAATCGGGAACACTGGATTAAGACTGACGCAGACT ATTTGGTGCTGGAGCTGTAG
- the LOC103988259 gene encoding uncharacterized protein LOC103988259, with translation MNLYPKGKGKVHPSPAAPPSAGGDEGGSSVHSHDALAVLKLLPAAILALTAALTCEDKEVLAYLITQSINGPAAGMEPKRRREAMPPAHRPLFDCGCFDCYASFWSRWDCSPDRELIHQAIEAFEERLASSENKGGGDGCKGRRRERQARDRAEKGKGKRKKERGKSVEVEASVVHELKLFEASVASGAARFSGEVKEASETAEPATEVKGEERSGEEEAVAVAVSNERRRGWPDLMGLFNPRLWSLWCPGI, from the coding sequence ATGAACCTGTACCCCAAGGGGAAGGGAAAGGTCCACCCGTCGCCAGCGGCGCCACCGTCTGCCGGTGGAGACGAAGGAGGGTCCTCGGTCCATAGCCACGACGCGCTCGCCGTGCTCAAGCTCCTCCCGGCAGCGATCCTGGCCCTCACGGCCGCGCTGACTTGCGAGGACAAGGAGGTGCTGGCGTACCTGATCACGCAGTCGATCAATGGTCCCGCCGCCGGAATGGAGCCGAAGCGGCGCCGGGAGGCGATGCCGCCGGCTCATCGGCCGCTCTTCGACTGCGGATGCTTCGACTGCTACGCCAGCTTCTGGTCGCGGTGGGACTGCTCCCCCGACCGCGAGCTCATCCACCAGGCTATCGAGGCGTTCGAGGAGCGCCTTGCGAGCTCGGAGAACAAGGGCGGTGGTGACGGCTGCAAGGGGCGGCGGAGGGAGCGGCAGGCGAGGGATAGAgctgagaaggggaaggggaagcggAAGAAGGAGCGGGGGAAGTCGGTGGAGGTGGAAGCGTCGGTGGTCCACGAGCTGAAGTTGTTCGAAGCATCGGTGGCCAGTGGAGCCGCCCGCTTTTCGGGCGAAGTGAAGGAAGCCTCAGAGACAGCAGAGCCCGCAACGGAGGTAAAGGGCGAGGAGAGGAGCGGGGAAGAGGAAGCGGTGGCGGTGGCTGTGTCCAACGAGAGGCGGAGGGGATGGCCGGACCTGATGGGGCTCTTCAACCCTCGTTTATGGAGCCTTTGGTGTCCGGGCATTTGA
- the LOC135640240 gene encoding ribonucleoside-diphosphate reductase small chain-like — protein sequence MPAIVPPASQGEGRRGLEESEPLLAENPDRFCMFPITYPSIWEFYKKAVASFWTAEEVDLSPDLSQWQHRLSDDERHFVSHVLAFFAASDGIVLENLAARFMRDVQLPEARAFYGFQIAIENIHSEMYSLLLDTYIKDPDVKFRLFHAIDTVPAVARKAEWALQWIESSGSFAERLVAFACVEGIFFSGSFCAIFWLKKRGLMPGLTFSNELISRDEGLHCDFACLLYGLLRNKLSEDKVRAIVADAVDIEREFVCDALPVALVGMNGVLMSQYIEFVADRLLGALGYGKMYGVSNPFDWMELISLQGKTNFFEKRVGEYQKASVMSSLNGNGGIHVFKLDEDF from the coding sequence ATGCCCGCGATTGTGCCACCTGCTTCCCAAGGAGAAGGAAGACGAGGACTGGAGGAGTCGGAGCCGCTGCTGGCGGAGAACCCAGACCGCTTCTGCATGTTTCCTATCACCTACCCCTCCATCTGGGAGTTCTACAAGAAGGCGGTGGCCTCCTTCTGGACCGCAGAGGAGGTGGACCTGTCGCCGGACCTCTCCCAGTGGCAGCACCGCCTCTCCGACGACGAGCGCCACTTCGTCTCCCACGTCCTCGCCTTTTTTGCCGCCTCCGACGGCATCGTCCTCGAGAACCTGGCCGCCCGCTTCATGCGCGACGTCCAACTCCCCGAGGCCCGCGCCTTCTACGGTTTCCAGATTGCAATCGAGAACATCCACTCCGAGATGTACTCCCTTCTACTCGATACGTACATCAAGGACCCCGACGTGAAGTTTCGCCTCTTCCACGCGATCGACACCGTCCCTGCGGTCGCCCGGAAGGCCGAATGGGCCCTCCAATGGATTGAGTCTTCCGGCTCCTTCGCCGAGCGACTCGTCGCCTTCGCCTGCGTCGAGGGCATCTTTTTCTCCGGCTCCTTCTGCGCCATCTTCTGGCTCAAGAAGCGCGGCCTCATGCCCGGTCTCACCTTCTCCAACGAGCTCATCTCACGTGACGAGGGCCTTCACTGCGACTTTGCTTGCCTCCTTTACGGCCTCCTCCGCAACAAGCTCTCCGAGGACAAGGTCCGGGCTATCGTTGCCGACGCCGTTGACATCGAGCGGGAGTTCGTCTGCGACGCCCTGCCCGTCGCACTCGTCGGGATGAATGGTGTCCTCATGAGCCAGTACATCGAGTTTGTCGCCGACCGCCTGCTCGGGGCGCTGGGCTACGGCAAAATGTACGGGGTCTCCAACCCTTTCGACTGGATGGAACTCATCTCGCTGCAGGGCAAGACCAACTTCTTCGAGAAAAGGGTCGGTGAGTACCAGAAGGCCTCCGTGATGTCGAGCTTGAACGGGAATGGAGGCATCCACGTGTTCAAGCTGGATGAGGATTTCTAA